In one Arachis duranensis cultivar V14167 chromosome 9, aradu.V14167.gnm2.J7QH, whole genome shotgun sequence genomic region, the following are encoded:
- the LOC107467742 gene encoding cytochrome P450 78A7 gives MGISSTTLDTNWWVLITLSTIIGTHNNMLNNLIFVASIALLSIGILAWALFPMGGVAWRNGRNQMGPVPIPGPKGFPIFGILFSLNHGLPHRTLASIASTLSATQLMAFSLGSTPAVITSNPNMAREILNSPHFADRPIKDSAKSLMFSRAIGFAPNGSYWRLLRKIASIHLFSPRRMAAHEAGRRHDCAAMLQAVAHEQSQNGVVFLRKHLQDAALNNIMGTVFGKRYNMEEQKQNSDQQVEELREMVREGFELLGAFNLCDYVPWMRFFYDPFHIKERCSALTPRVKRFVKRVLDEHRLGHQDKKIISDGSDFVDVLLSLEGDEKLQDDDMIAVLWEMIFRGTDTTALVTEWVMAELVLNQEIQARLRNELHNSLGDKNNITDADVAKLTYLEAIVKETLRLHPIGPLLSWARLSTSDVQLSNGMVVPSNTTTMVNMWAITHDPNVWEDPLEFKPERFLKAQGGIDFDIRGVDLRLAPFGAGRRVCPGKNLGLATVTLWVAKLVHRFEWLQDMANPVDLTEVLKLSCEMKTPLKVVAIPRVG, from the exons ATGGGGATATCTTCAACCACCTTAGACACAAATTGGTGGGTGCTTATTACACTCTCAACCATAATAGGAACACATAATAACATGCTTAACAATCTAATCTTTGTAGCCTCAATTGCACTTCTCTCCATTGGAATTTTAGCATGGGCATTATTCCCAATGGGAGGAGTAGCTTGGCGAAACGGCCGGAACCAAATGGGCCCTGTCCCAATTCCAGGGCCCAAAGGGTTCCCAATCTTTGGTATCTTATTCAGCTTGAACCATGGCCTTCCACACCGAACCCTAGCTTCCATTGCTTCCACCCTCTCCGCTACACAACTCATGGCCTTCAGCTTAGGCTCTACACCTGCAGTTATCACCTCAAATCCTAACATGGCACGCGAAATCTTGAATTCGCCCCATTTTGCGGATCGTCCCATTAAAGATTCCGCAAAGAGCCTCATGTTCAGTCGAGCCATTGGGTTCGCACCCAACGGCTCATACTGGCGTTTACTTCGAAAGATTGCATCCATTCATCTCTTTTCTCCTAGGCGCATGGCGGCTCATGAGGCCGGTCGCAGGCATGATTGCGCAGCCATGTTGCAAGCCGTGGCTCACGAACAATCACAAAATGGGGTTGTTTTCCTAAGAAAACACCTCCAAGATGCGGCTCTTAACAACATTATGGGAACCGTCTTTGGAAAAAGATACAACATGGAAGAACAAAAGCAGAATAGCGATCAGCAAGTTGAGGAGCTTCGTGAGATGGTGAGGGAAGGGTTTGAGCTCTTAGGAGCTTTCAACTTGTGTGATTATGTTCCATGGATGAGGTTCTTCTACGACCCTTTTCACATCAAGGAACGGTGTTCCGCTCTTACTCCTCGCGTAAAGAGGTTTGTGAAGAGGGTTTTGGATGAACATCGATTGGGTCATCAGGACAAGAAGATTATTTCTGATGGATCAGACTTCGTGGATGTGCTGCTCTCGTTGGAAGGGGATGAAAAGCTCCAAGATGACGATATGATTGCGGTTTTATGG GAGATGATATTCCGTGGCACAGACACAACAGCACTTGTAACCGAATGGGTAATGGCAGAGCTTGTTTTGAACCAAGAAATTCAGGCTAGGCTTCGCAATGAGCTTCACAATTCTCTTGGGGACAAGAACAACATTACAGATGCTGACGTGGCAAAACTAACATATCTTGAGGCCATTGTGAAAGAGACTTTGCGATTGCACCCAATTGGTCCACTCCTTTCATGGGCCCGCTTGTCCACGTCAGATGTCCAGCTCAGCAATGGCATGGTGGTCCCATCGAACACCACAACAATGGTGAACATGTGGGCCATAACTCACGACCCCAACGTGTGGGAGGATCCATTGGAGTTTAAACCTGAGAGGTTTTTGAAGGCTCAAGGAGGCATTGACTTTGACATAAGGGGCGTTGACCTTAGGCTTGCACCGTTCGGTGCCGGCCGTAGGGTTTGCCCCGGCAAGAACCTTGGCCTTGCCACTGTCACCCTTTGGGtggctaagttggttcaccggTTTGAATGGTTGCAAGACATGGCTAACCCTGTTGACCTAACAGAAGTGCTCAAGCTTTCTTGTGAAATGAAAACCCCTCTAAAAGTTGTGGCTATTCCAAGGGTTggttaa